One segment of Nocardioides sp. QY071 DNA contains the following:
- a CDS encoding MFS transporter, with amino-acid sequence MPDHSPTLVRAAGASYFPIALVARLPYAMMVVGVLTLVVAGRDSLAFGGLNSAVVGLGAATVGPLLGAAADRFGQRRVLLASGVVSTTALGLMAWVVYSPLPAAAVLAVAYVVGASAPQIAPMSRSRLVQIIGARIAPGRRSRTFDATMAYESAADEIVFIVGPFVVGLLGTTLDPWAPVAGAALLTLVFVTAFALHPSALAAAGADEQAAPPAPAREIARPALLAVVAGIFGVGLFFGSMLTSLTSFMAEHGGAESAGLVYGVMGIGSAILALGVALFPAAFSLRARWLVFGTTMLAGAALLPLVSSVAAMCAVLLLIGCGIGPTMVTQYSLGALRSPAGRSATVMTILGSAVIVGQSLASAVTGNLADRFGTSAAVFMPILAALVVVAAGVVNAVLSPARPQSPSTRMVTPPLANAGTSA; translated from the coding sequence ATGCCTGATCACTCCCCGACGCTGGTGCGGGCCGCCGGAGCGTCGTACTTCCCGATCGCGCTCGTCGCGCGCCTGCCCTACGCGATGATGGTCGTCGGCGTGCTGACGCTGGTCGTCGCCGGTCGCGACTCGCTCGCCTTCGGCGGGCTCAACTCCGCGGTGGTAGGCCTCGGCGCCGCGACCGTCGGGCCACTGCTCGGCGCGGCCGCCGACCGGTTCGGCCAGCGCCGGGTGCTGCTGGCCAGCGGTGTCGTGTCGACGACGGCGCTCGGCCTGATGGCCTGGGTGGTCTACAGCCCGCTGCCCGCCGCGGCCGTTCTCGCGGTGGCGTACGTCGTCGGCGCCAGCGCCCCGCAGATCGCGCCGATGTCGCGCAGCCGCCTGGTCCAGATCATCGGCGCCCGGATCGCGCCCGGTCGTCGTTCGCGCACCTTCGACGCGACCATGGCCTACGAGTCGGCCGCCGACGAGATCGTGTTCATCGTCGGTCCGTTCGTGGTCGGCCTGCTCGGTACGACGCTCGACCCGTGGGCGCCGGTCGCCGGCGCGGCCCTGCTCACGCTGGTGTTCGTGACCGCCTTCGCGCTGCACCCCTCGGCGCTCGCCGCAGCCGGTGCCGACGAGCAGGCCGCCCCGCCCGCACCGGCCCGCGAGATCGCCCGGCCCGCGCTGCTGGCCGTGGTCGCGGGAATCTTCGGCGTCGGGCTGTTCTTCGGCTCGATGCTGACCTCGCTGACCTCGTTCATGGCCGAGCACGGCGGAGCGGAGTCCGCCGGCCTGGTGTACGGCGTGATGGGCATCGGCTCCGCGATCCTGGCTCTCGGCGTGGCCCTGTTCCCCGCCGCGTTCTCGCTGCGCGCCCGCTGGCTCGTCTTCGGTACGACGATGCTCGCCGGCGCCGCGCTGCTGCCGTTGGTCTCGTCGGTCGCGGCGATGTGCGCGGTGCTGCTGCTCATCGGCTGCGGCATCGGCCCGACGATGGTGACCCAGTACAGCCTCGGCGCCCTGCGCAGCCCGGCCGGCCGTTCCGCGACGGTGATGACGATCCTCGGCTCCGCCGTCATCGTCGGCCAGTCGCTCGCCTCGGCCGTCACCGGCAACCTGGCCGACCGGTTCGGCACCTCGGCCGCGGTGTTCATGCCGATCCTTGCCGCCCTCGTGGTCGTCGCGGCGGGTGTCGTGAATGCCGTGCTCAGCCCGGCGCGACCTCAGTCGCCCTCGACCAGGATGGTCACCCCGCCGCTGGCGAACGCCGGCACGTCGGCCTGA
- a CDS encoding thioesterase family protein, which produces MSTQPTYDQLATLPAFAVQPVPSAFEDSNGFLNVRHYLGIGSEGLDESLYDIGIPFNWPVLSGFACLSAEHHLTYLHELRTGDQMSVRVRLLGRSERAAHALVFVLDDTNQRVACVFEEIFLCVEIADRRTAPWPADIAAGLDKRVAEHAGIEWEPVTSGCLELR; this is translated from the coding sequence ATGAGCACGCAGCCGACGTATGACCAGCTCGCCACCCTTCCGGCCTTCGCGGTCCAGCCGGTCCCCAGCGCGTTCGAGGACAGCAACGGCTTCCTCAACGTGCGCCACTACCTCGGCATCGGCAGCGAGGGCCTCGACGAGTCGCTCTACGACATCGGGATCCCGTTCAACTGGCCCGTGCTCAGCGGCTTCGCGTGCCTCTCGGCGGAGCACCACCTGACCTACCTGCACGAGCTGAGGACCGGCGACCAGATGTCGGTCCGGGTGCGCCTGCTCGGGCGCTCCGAGCGGGCCGCCCACGCTCTGGTGTTCGTGCTCGACGACACCAACCAGCGGGTGGCGTGCGTGTTCGAGGAGATCTTCCTCTGCGTCGAGATCGCCGATCGCCGCACCGCCCCCTGGCCGGCCGACATCGCCGCGGGCCTCGACAAGCGGGTCGCCGAGCACGCCGGCATCGAGTGGGAGCCGGTGACTTCGGGGTGTCTCGAGCTGCGTTAG
- a CDS encoding DUF480 domain-containing protein, producing MSDLPVLTAEEQRVLGSLLEKEVTVPASYPMTVGAVRTACNQQSSREPVVEYDDELVHRTLRELKQRDLVAVTWDDRGRRTLKYLQRLAVLLDLAEDERALITVLLLRGPQPPGALRTRTERLHAFPDRDAVEACLQQLAARETPLVQALPRQPREQDARWIHLLGPADHPSGASGASGGSGPGGTAAAAVDRDAVLAGGAEARDAKVRAAYAAVATAYADALADELDALPFERWLLDRVAAHAGTDPVVEVGCGPGHVTAYLAEAGADATGLDLTPEMVTQARERYPDGVYDVGDLRTLMRPVNGSGWAAVLGWYSLIHLAASELPAALDALTRPLSPGGLLVLALHAGAEVRHHDTWFDQAVDLDVVLHEPADVVTLVEKAGLVGVEWYRRGPVLARGETTERLYVVARKPR from the coding sequence GTGAGCGACCTGCCCGTCCTGACGGCCGAGGAGCAGCGCGTGCTGGGGAGCCTCCTGGAGAAGGAGGTGACGGTCCCGGCGTCGTACCCGATGACCGTGGGCGCCGTCCGCACCGCCTGCAACCAGCAGAGCAGCCGCGAGCCCGTCGTGGAGTACGACGACGAGCTCGTGCACCGCACGCTGCGCGAGCTCAAGCAGCGCGATCTGGTCGCGGTCACGTGGGACGACCGCGGCCGGCGCACCCTGAAGTACCTCCAGCGGCTCGCGGTGCTGCTCGACCTCGCCGAGGACGAACGAGCCCTGATCACCGTCCTGCTGCTGCGCGGGCCTCAGCCCCCGGGCGCCCTGCGGACGCGCACCGAGCGGCTGCACGCCTTCCCCGACCGCGACGCCGTCGAGGCGTGCCTGCAGCAGCTGGCCGCGCGCGAGACCCCGCTGGTCCAGGCGCTGCCGAGGCAGCCACGTGAGCAGGACGCTCGCTGGATCCACCTCCTCGGGCCCGCCGACCACCCGTCCGGCGCGTCCGGCGCATCCGGCGGGTCCGGTCCCGGCGGTACGGCCGCCGCGGCCGTCGACCGCGACGCGGTCCTCGCCGGCGGCGCCGAGGCCAGGGACGCGAAGGTGCGGGCGGCCTACGCCGCCGTTGCGACGGCGTACGCCGATGCCTTGGCCGACGAGCTCGACGCCCTTCCCTTCGAGCGCTGGCTGCTCGACCGGGTCGCCGCGCACGCCGGCACCGACCCGGTCGTCGAGGTCGGGTGCGGACCCGGGCACGTCACGGCGTACCTCGCCGAGGCCGGCGCCGACGCGACCGGGCTCGACCTGACGCCGGAGATGGTGACGCAGGCGCGCGAGCGCTACCCGGACGGGGTCTACGATGTCGGCGACCTGCGCACCCTGATGCGCCCGGTCAACGGCTCTGGATGGGCGGCCGTCCTGGGCTGGTACTCCCTGATCCACCTCGCTGCCTCCGAGCTGCCCGCGGCGCTCGACGCCCTGACCCGGCCGCTGAGCCCTGGCGGGCTCCTGGTGCTCGCCCTCCACGCCGGCGCGGAGGTGCGCCACCACGACACCTGGTTCGACCAGGCGGTCGACCTCGACGTGGTCCTCCACGAGCCGGCCGATGTCGTCACGCTCGTCGAGAAGGCCGGGCTCGTCGGCGTCGAGTGGTACCGGCGCGGGCCGGTGCTCGCTCGCGGCGAGACCACCGAGCGGCTGTACGTGGTGGCCCGCAAGCCCCGTTGA
- a CDS encoding YrdB family protein, producing the protein MNAIFGWSVLALVFVDELLAVAAFGVWGWDRSPRWLLVWLLPLLAMTVWFLLASPKAPYGGPLVRPLAKVVVFGLACLALWDAGHEDWAVALLVFSVVVNGLAQLPSIRVLSEQE; encoded by the coding sequence GTGAACGCGATCTTCGGGTGGTCGGTCCTGGCCCTGGTCTTCGTCGACGAGCTGCTCGCGGTGGCGGCGTTCGGGGTCTGGGGCTGGGACCGCAGCCCGCGGTGGCTGCTCGTGTGGCTGCTGCCCCTGCTGGCGATGACCGTCTGGTTCCTCCTGGCCTCGCCGAAGGCGCCGTACGGCGGCCCGCTGGTCCGCCCGCTGGCCAAGGTCGTCGTGTTCGGGCTCGCCTGCCTGGCACTGTGGGACGCCGGTCACGAGGACTGGGCGGTCGCCCTGCTCGTCTTCTCGGTGGTCGTCAACGGGCTCGCGCAGCTGCCCAGCATCCGGGTCCTCTCCGAGCAGGAGTAG
- a CDS encoding glycoside hydrolase family 16 protein — translation MLRFRLLCALGAATAAVAALAPVTAGPTAAAPAAGVSALSKGACGGERPARPGGGRYTCTFEDDFSGTALDRSKWVVQDTSLSGFHAGQSGCYVDDPDNVSVGSGQVFLTSRKEAEPFVCHSPYGDYTTDRTAATIATWGLFAQTYGRFEFRAKLPDTAIQGIHSALWLYPQKFTYGAWPNSGEIDVAEWFSGGAENVYPSVHYAGEDPWKSTGYNCPMPSAGTQFHRYAVEWTPTSMRFLYDDRVCFTHSWTPAAPLVAPQPFDQPFYVVLTQVFGGGWNAITDQTPTSATTAVDWVRVWK, via the coding sequence ATGCTCCGATTCCGACTTCTGTGTGCCCTCGGCGCGGCGACTGCCGCCGTCGCCGCACTCGCCCCGGTGACCGCCGGCCCCACCGCTGCGGCACCCGCGGCCGGTGTGTCGGCGCTCAGCAAGGGCGCCTGCGGCGGCGAACGGCCGGCCAGGCCCGGCGGCGGGCGCTACACGTGCACCTTCGAGGACGACTTCAGCGGCACCGCCCTCGACCGGTCGAAGTGGGTGGTCCAGGACACCTCGCTGAGCGGGTTCCACGCCGGTCAGAGCGGCTGCTATGTCGACGACCCCGACAACGTGAGCGTGGGCTCCGGCCAGGTCTTCCTGACCTCGCGCAAGGAGGCCGAGCCCTTCGTGTGTCACAGCCCGTACGGCGACTACACGACGGACCGCACCGCCGCGACGATCGCCACCTGGGGCCTGTTCGCGCAGACGTACGGCCGCTTCGAGTTCCGCGCGAAGCTGCCGGACACAGCCATCCAGGGCATCCACTCCGCGCTGTGGCTCTACCCCCAGAAGTTCACCTATGGCGCCTGGCCGAACTCCGGCGAGATCGACGTCGCGGAGTGGTTCAGCGGCGGCGCCGAGAACGTCTACCCGTCGGTCCACTACGCCGGTGAGGACCCCTGGAAGAGCACCGGCTACAACTGTCCGATGCCGAGCGCCGGCACCCAGTTCCACCGCTACGCCGTCGAGTGGACGCCGACCTCGATGCGCTTCCTCTACGACGACCGGGTCTGCTTCACCCACTCCTGGACGCCGGCCGCGCCGTTGGTGGCGCCGCAGCCGTTCGACCAGCCGTTCTACGTCGTCCTCACCCAGGTCTTCGGCGGCGGCTGGAACGCCATCACCGACCAGACGCCCACCTCGGCGACGACCGCCGTCGACTGGGTGCGGGTCTGGAAGTAG
- a CDS encoding helical backbone metal receptor → MIRPLVDDLGAPVPLPGPARRVVSLVPSITEAIATDAAERLVGATDWCTHPADLAVTRVRGTKNPDLAAIRALAPDLVVANQEENRELDVRRLREAGVAVWVTAIETVPQALASLARLYGEALGLAAPAWLTRAGELWSDPPLTARGRVAVPVWRDPWMVVGPRTYTSDLLARLGWRNAYDAGGTGADRYPKVDLADLDRDDLDLILLPDEPYVFTHDDGPEAFTRVPTRLVSGRLLTWYGPAMVEAHETLSG, encoded by the coding sequence GTGATCAGGCCCCTCGTCGACGATCTCGGCGCTCCGGTGCCACTCCCCGGTCCCGCGCGCCGGGTCGTCTCCCTCGTGCCCTCGATCACCGAGGCGATCGCCACCGACGCGGCCGAGCGGCTGGTCGGCGCGACCGACTGGTGCACCCACCCCGCGGACCTCGCCGTCACCCGGGTACGCGGCACCAAGAACCCCGACCTCGCCGCGATCCGCGCCCTCGCCCCGGACCTGGTGGTGGCGAACCAGGAGGAGAACCGCGAGCTCGACGTACGCCGCCTGCGCGAGGCCGGCGTGGCCGTGTGGGTCACCGCGATCGAGACGGTGCCGCAGGCGCTCGCCTCCCTGGCCCGGTTGTACGGCGAAGCCCTCGGGCTCGCTGCTCCTGCGTGGCTGACCCGCGCCGGAGAGCTCTGGTCCGACCCGCCCCTTACAGCGCGCGGGCGGGTCGCGGTCCCCGTGTGGCGCGACCCGTGGATGGTCGTCGGCCCGCGGACCTACACCAGCGACCTGCTGGCCCGGCTCGGCTGGCGCAACGCGTACGACGCCGGGGGCACCGGCGCCGACCGCTACCCCAAGGTCGACCTGGCCGACCTCGACCGCGATGACCTCGACCTGATCCTGCTGCCCGACGAGCCCTATGTGTTCACGCACGACGACGGGCCCGAGGCGTTCACCCGGGTCCCGACGCGGCTGGTGTCGGGGCGGCTGCTGACCTGGTACGGGCCGGCGATGGTCGAGGCGCACGAGACTCTGTCAGGCTGA
- a CDS encoding helicase HerA-like domain-containing protein, with product MTQEQTPTPDAAPDTAAPEAPAAPAPAAKSPIEEAIAPGYAFEGPALELGGLMTGPDQLSGSTIRIPLAMLNRHGLVAGATGTGKTKTLQLMAEQLSAAGVPVFAADIKGDLSGIATAGESSDKLLARTRSVGQDWKATAFPVEYYALGGQGIGIPIRVTVSSFGPILLSRVLGLNDTQESSLGLVFHYADKQGLPLLDLQDLRAVVQHLTSDEGKPDLKDLGGLSSATAGVILRELIAFADQGAEAFFGEPEFDSADLLQQASDGRGLVNLVELPNLQDRPAIFSTFLMWLLADLFHDLPEVGDVDQPKLVFFFDEAHLLFKDASKPFLESIAQTVRLIRSKGVGVFFVTQSPTDVPDDVLAQLGSRIQHQLRAHTPNDAKALKATVNTYPKSAYDDLGEVITTLGIGEAIVTVMGEKGAPTPVAWTRLRAPESLMAPSAAASMEATVKASPRQAKYAEVVDRESAREMLAKKLEEGAKAEAGEKADKADAKEKAAPKAKKDDGNAAGEIVKDVVKSSAFKQFMRTAAAEIARGMFGTARRRR from the coding sequence ATGACGCAGGAGCAGACGCCCACTCCCGACGCAGCACCTGACACCGCAGCCCCCGAGGCACCCGCAGCCCCCGCACCCGCCGCGAAGAGCCCGATCGAGGAGGCGATCGCCCCCGGGTACGCCTTCGAGGGTCCCGCGCTCGAGCTCGGCGGCCTGATGACCGGCCCCGACCAGCTCTCCGGCAGCACCATCCGGATCCCGCTGGCGATGCTCAACCGGCACGGCCTGGTGGCCGGTGCGACGGGTACCGGCAAGACCAAGACCCTCCAGCTGATGGCCGAGCAGCTCTCCGCTGCCGGCGTACCCGTCTTCGCGGCCGACATCAAGGGCGACCTCTCCGGCATCGCCACCGCCGGTGAGTCCAGCGACAAGCTCCTCGCCCGCACCAGGTCGGTGGGGCAGGACTGGAAGGCGACGGCCTTCCCGGTGGAGTACTACGCGCTCGGCGGGCAGGGCATCGGCATCCCGATCCGGGTGACCGTGTCGTCCTTCGGCCCGATCCTGCTCAGCCGGGTGCTCGGCCTCAACGACACCCAGGAGTCCAGCCTCGGCCTGGTGTTCCACTACGCCGACAAGCAGGGCCTGCCGCTGCTCGACCTGCAGGACCTGCGCGCCGTCGTCCAGCACCTCACCAGCGACGAGGGCAAGCCCGACCTCAAGGACCTCGGCGGCCTGTCGTCGGCGACCGCGGGCGTGATCCTGCGCGAGCTGATCGCGTTCGCCGACCAGGGCGCCGAGGCGTTCTTCGGCGAGCCGGAGTTCGACTCCGCCGACCTGCTCCAGCAGGCGTCCGACGGACGCGGCCTGGTCAACCTGGTCGAGCTGCCGAACCTGCAGGACCGGCCGGCGATCTTCTCCACCTTCCTGATGTGGCTGCTGGCCGACCTGTTCCACGACCTGCCCGAGGTCGGCGACGTCGACCAGCCCAAGCTGGTCTTCTTCTTCGACGAGGCGCACCTGCTGTTCAAGGACGCGTCCAAGCCGTTCCTGGAGTCGATCGCCCAGACCGTGCGGCTGATCCGGTCCAAGGGCGTCGGCGTCTTCTTCGTGACGCAGAGCCCGACCGACGTACCCGACGACGTGCTGGCCCAGCTCGGATCCCGGATCCAGCACCAGCTGCGCGCTCACACCCCCAACGACGCGAAGGCGCTCAAGGCGACCGTCAACACCTATCCCAAGAGCGCGTACGACGACCTCGGCGAGGTGATCACGACCCTCGGCATCGGCGAGGCGATCGTGACCGTGATGGGCGAGAAGGGTGCACCGACGCCGGTCGCCTGGACCCGGCTGCGCGCGCCCGAGTCGCTGATGGCGCCCAGCGCTGCTGCGTCGATGGAGGCCACGGTCAAGGCCAGCCCCCGTCAGGCGAAGTACGCCGAGGTCGTCGACCGCGAGTCGGCCCGCGAGATGCTCGCCAAGAAGCTCGAGGAGGGCGCGAAGGCGGAGGCCGGCGAGAAGGCCGACAAGGCCGACGCGAAGGAGAAGGCCGCCCCGAAGGCGAAGAAGGACGACGGCAACGCGGCCGGCGAGATCGTCAAGGACGTCGTGAAGTCCTCGGCGTTCAAGCAGTTCATGCGCACCGCGGCCGCCGAGATCGCCCGCGGCATGTTCGGTACGGCGCGCCGGCGCCGCTGA
- a CDS encoding type II toxin-antitoxin system VapB family antitoxin: protein MIFKRVGVGRPYPDHGLTSKGWAAVPPRQVRLDQLVTTKDTLQLSSLLDEDSTFFGDLFAHVVLWRGDYYLEDGLHRALRAALQQRNVLHARVIRMEG, encoded by the coding sequence GTGATCTTCAAGCGTGTGGGGGTCGGGCGTCCCTACCCCGACCACGGCCTCACCTCCAAGGGGTGGGCCGCCGTGCCCCCGCGCCAGGTCCGCCTCGACCAGCTGGTCACGACCAAGGACACGCTGCAGCTCTCGTCGCTGCTCGACGAGGACTCCACCTTCTTCGGCGATCTCTTCGCCCACGTCGTGCTGTGGCGCGGCGACTACTACCTCGAGGACGGGCTGCACCGCGCGCTGCGGGCCGCCCTGCAGCAGCGCAACGTGCTCCACGCGCGCGTGATCCGGATGGAGGGCTGA
- a CDS encoding LytR C-terminal domain-containing protein → MNGLDVKAGSRSAVTLGALAVVFVASAAWGWAKVTQPFPEKVEAAPCTSTLIPKGDDLAPPQVMVTVLNGGGPNGLAGTTMDKLVGFGFAKGDTGNAPDTDGTVAAQVWSDDPGDPAAILLASYLGSDVDIVDQPSGYPGVTIVVGKRFKGVVEGHPTVTARKDAYVCTPPLSSQPEDPS, encoded by the coding sequence ATGAATGGTCTCGACGTCAAGGCGGGCAGCCGCTCGGCGGTGACCCTGGGGGCGCTGGCAGTGGTCTTCGTCGCCAGCGCGGCGTGGGGCTGGGCCAAGGTGACCCAGCCGTTCCCCGAGAAGGTCGAGGCCGCGCCCTGCACCTCCACCCTGATCCCCAAGGGCGACGACCTCGCGCCGCCCCAGGTGATGGTCACCGTGCTCAACGGCGGCGGGCCCAACGGCCTGGCGGGCACGACCATGGACAAGCTGGTCGGCTTCGGCTTCGCCAAGGGCGACACCGGCAACGCCCCCGACACCGACGGCACGGTGGCCGCGCAGGTGTGGTCGGACGACCCCGGCGACCCCGCGGCGATCCTGCTGGCGTCGTACCTCGGCAGCGACGTCGACATCGTCGACCAGCCGTCCGGCTACCCCGGCGTGACGATCGTGGTCGGCAAGCGGTTCAAGGGCGTCGTCGAGGGGCACCCGACGGTGACCGCGCGCAAGGACGCCTACGTCTGCACGCCGCCGCTCAGCAGCCAGCCCGAGGACCCCAGCTGA
- a CDS encoding potassium/proton antiporter — MTFDVHQLDTFLLIGAGVTFLAVLAVRMSSGIGLPSLLVYLLMGVALGDAGLGINFSDAQVAHAIGFGALAVILAEGGLTTSWRDARPAMRMGLSLATLGVLVSIAIVAVGAHFLLGLSWQLSILLGAVCSPTDAAAVFSVLRVVPLPKRITGTLEAESGLNDAPTVVLVTLVSSGAVGEHGLLGTTGIVVYELVAGVAFGLAAGFGGAWVMRRAALPSSGLYPIAVLCLTLIGYGGAAAVHASGFAAVYVAALVLGNAELPHRVATRSFVEGLAWLAQIGLFVMLGLLLSPARLTWEVIGMAVVAGSILTFVARPLSVVVSAVVRPMRWAELGFISWAGLRGAVPIVLATIPLAEGVDGATRLFDIVFVLVVLDTLITAPSLPLTARLLRVARRSEPRGIEVEAAPLDRVAADLLQITISPVSKLHGVEVGELRLPVGANVSMVVREGRTMVPERRTVLRHGDDLIVVTPRKLREATENRLRQVSQGGRLAQWLGD; from the coding sequence TTGACCTTCGACGTCCACCAGCTCGACACGTTCCTGCTGATCGGCGCCGGGGTCACGTTCCTGGCCGTGCTGGCAGTGCGGATGTCGTCGGGGATCGGGCTCCCCAGCCTCCTGGTCTACCTGCTCATGGGCGTCGCCCTGGGCGACGCGGGACTCGGCATCAACTTCAGCGACGCGCAGGTCGCCCACGCGATCGGGTTCGGCGCCCTCGCCGTCATCCTCGCCGAGGGTGGTCTCACCACGAGCTGGCGCGACGCCCGCCCGGCGATGCGGATGGGTCTGTCCCTGGCGACGCTCGGCGTGCTCGTGTCGATCGCCATCGTCGCCGTCGGCGCGCACTTCCTGCTCGGGCTGTCGTGGCAGCTGTCGATCCTGCTCGGCGCGGTCTGCTCGCCGACCGACGCCGCGGCCGTCTTCTCGGTGCTGCGCGTCGTGCCCCTGCCGAAGCGGATCACCGGCACGCTGGAGGCCGAGTCCGGCCTCAACGACGCCCCGACCGTCGTCCTGGTCACCCTCGTCTCGTCCGGCGCGGTCGGCGAGCACGGCCTGCTCGGCACCACCGGCATCGTCGTCTACGAGCTCGTCGCCGGCGTCGCGTTCGGCCTCGCGGCCGGCTTCGGCGGCGCCTGGGTGATGCGCCGCGCGGCCCTGCCGTCGTCCGGCCTCTACCCGATCGCGGTGCTCTGCCTGACCCTGATCGGGTACGGCGGCGCCGCGGCCGTGCACGCCAGCGGGTTCGCCGCGGTCTACGTGGCCGCGCTCGTCCTCGGCAACGCCGAGCTGCCGCACCGCGTCGCCACCCGCTCGTTCGTGGAGGGCCTGGCCTGGTTGGCCCAGATCGGGCTGTTCGTCATGCTCGGCCTGCTGCTCTCGCCGGCCCGGCTGACCTGGGAGGTCATCGGGATGGCCGTCGTCGCGGGCAGCATCCTGACCTTCGTGGCGCGGCCGCTCTCGGTCGTGGTGAGTGCCGTCGTACGGCCGATGAGGTGGGCCGAGCTCGGCTTCATCTCCTGGGCCGGGCTGCGCGGCGCGGTCCCCATCGTCCTGGCCACGATCCCGCTCGCCGAGGGGGTCGACGGGGCCACCCGGCTCTTCGACATCGTCTTCGTGCTCGTCGTCCTCGACACCCTCATCACCGCGCCGTCGCTGCCGCTGACCGCCCGGCTGCTGCGGGTCGCCCGCCGCTCGGAGCCGCGCGGCATCGAGGTCGAGGCGGCGCCGCTCGACCGGGTCGCCGCGGACCTGCTCCAGATCACGATCAGCCCGGTCTCGAAGCTGCACGGCGTCGAGGTCGGCGAGCTGCGGCTGCCGGTGGGCGCCAACGTGTCGATGGTCGTGCGCGAGGGGCGCACCATGGTGCCCGAGCGTCGTACCGTCCTGCGCCACGGCGACGACCTCATCGTCGTCACCCCCCGCAAGCTGCGCGAGGCCACCGAGAACCGGCTGCGCCAGGTCAGCCAGGGTGGCCGGCTCGCGCAGTGGCTCGGGGACTGA
- a CDS encoding FAD-binding protein, producing the protein MASATPNAPAGLTLPDVLPATVLADAEHYDVVVVGFGIAGGCAALEAARAGARVLLLERAAVHGGTSSMSGGHFYLGGGTAVQRATGHDDSVEAMVGYLMASTKDPDEVKIRAYCEGSVAHFDWLESLGFEFERSYFPGKAVIQPGTQGLMFTGNEKVWPFRDQVAPAPRGHKVPVPGDTEGTRIVMDLLRTAVEEAGVEVRYETGASNLVVDGSPTSGRVVGVGWRSFDQHGVVSAGGVVIAAGGFVMNPDMVARYTPALGSKLFTLGSTYDDGLGIRLGESVGAALENMEEPFITAPFYPPSSRCKGIIVNKDGERFVAEDSYHARTSYHVLQQPDAIAYLIVDSEHLGEDHMPLVPLKDGFETLEEMESGLGMPAGTLVKTIETYNENAAHGKDPDFHKHPDWIAPQTAGPWAVLDLSLGVALYAGFTIGGMATTVDGEVRRTDGSVVPGLYAAGACASNIAQDGAGYCSGTQLGEGSFFGRRAGRHAATR; encoded by the coding sequence GTGGCATCTGCAACCCCCAACGCTCCGGCCGGCCTGACCCTTCCCGACGTCCTCCCGGCCACCGTGCTGGCCGACGCCGAGCACTACGACGTCGTCGTGGTGGGCTTCGGCATCGCCGGCGGCTGCGCCGCACTCGAGGCCGCCCGCGCCGGCGCCCGGGTGCTGCTGCTCGAGCGGGCCGCGGTGCACGGCGGCACGTCGTCCATGTCGGGCGGGCACTTCTACCTCGGCGGCGGTACGGCGGTCCAGCGCGCCACCGGCCACGACGACTCGGTCGAGGCGATGGTCGGCTACCTGATGGCCTCGACCAAGGACCCGGACGAGGTCAAGATCCGTGCCTACTGCGAGGGATCGGTCGCGCACTTCGACTGGCTGGAGTCCCTGGGTTTTGAGTTCGAGCGCTCGTACTTCCCCGGCAAGGCCGTGATCCAGCCCGGCACCCAGGGACTGATGTTCACCGGCAACGAGAAGGTGTGGCCCTTCCGCGACCAGGTCGCGCCCGCGCCGCGCGGCCACAAGGTGCCGGTGCCGGGCGACACCGAGGGCACCAGGATCGTGATGGACCTGCTGCGCACCGCGGTCGAGGAGGCCGGCGTCGAGGTCCGCTACGAGACCGGCGCGAGCAACCTCGTCGTCGACGGCTCGCCCACGTCGGGGCGCGTCGTCGGCGTGGGCTGGCGCTCCTTCGACCAGCACGGCGTGGTCTCCGCCGGCGGCGTGGTCATCGCGGCCGGCGGGTTCGTGATGAACCCCGACATGGTCGCCCGCTACACGCCCGCGCTGGGCTCGAAGCTGTTCACCCTCGGCTCGACGTACGACGACGGGCTCGGCATCCGCCTCGGCGAGTCCGTCGGCGCGGCGCTGGAGAACATGGAGGAGCCGTTCATCACCGCGCCCTTCTACCCGCCGTCGTCGCGCTGCAAGGGGATCATCGTCAACAAGGACGGCGAGCGCTTCGTGGCGGAGGACAGCTACCACGCGCGGACGTCGTACCACGTGCTCCAGCAGCCGGATGCCATCGCGTACCTCATCGTCGACAGTGAGCACCTCGGCGAGGACCACATGCCGCTGGTGCCGCTCAAGGACGGCTTCGAGACCCTCGAGGAGATGGAGTCCGGCCTCGGCATGCCCGCCGGCACGCTGGTCAAGACGATCGAGACCTACAACGAGAACGCCGCCCACGGCAAGGACCCCGACTTCCACAAGCACCCCGACTGGATCGCCCCGCAGACCGCCGGCCCCTGGGCCGTGCTGGACCTCTCGCTGGGCGTCGCGCTGTACGCCGGCTTCACCATCGGCGGGATGGCGACCACCGTCGACGGCGAGGTACGTCGTACCGACGGCTCGGTCGTCCCCGGCCTGTACGCCGCCGGCGCCTGCGCGTCGAACATCGCCCAGGACGGCGCCGGCTACTGCTCCGGCACCCAGCTCGGCGAGGGGTCGTTCTTCGGCCGCCGGGCTGGGCGGCACGCCGCCACCCGCTGA